From one Callithrix jacchus isolate 240 chromosome 2, calJac240_pri, whole genome shotgun sequence genomic stretch:
- the LOC144581563 gene encoding uncharacterized protein LOC144581563 isoform X5 — translation MISAVQKHADWIASLKGHLADRTSSGETSSVKEATGVQKRDFKKEVAGMFGVMSPEAAAALYWKNASLKSGTYSGVIPLLKNYHSVEKLTLFSLLWLESNPSVTFLLEMRFGQFGVIKMKSLVNTCGHPL, via the exons aTGATATCAGCTGTGCAGAAGCATG CTGACTGGATTGCGTCACTAAAGGGTCACCTCGCCGACAGAACATCAAGTGGCGAAACATCATCTGTTAAG GAGGCCACAGGAGTCCAGAAAAGGG ATTTCAAAAAGGAAGTGGCAGGAATGTTTGGCGTGATGAGCCCAGAAGCTGCCGCAGCTCTTTATTGG aAAAACGCATCTTTAAAAAGTGGTACGTACTCTGGTGTCATCCCTTTGCTAAAAAATTATCATAGTGTTGAGAAACTGACACTTTTCTCCCTGCTGTGGCTGGAGAGCAACCCTAGTGTGACATTCCTGCTGGAAATGAGGTTTGGACAATTTggtgtaataaaaatgaaaagtttagtcAACACCTGTGGCCATCCACTCTAG
- the LOC144581563 gene encoding uncharacterized protein LOC144581563 isoform X4, with translation MGGLCSCLGGRCLEEEEEIPSEIEHTPSKEVFCHRPLYHLSTDPLPPGEHPINWEKSSARVFAQRIKDCEPMISAVQKHADWIASLKGHLADRTSSGETSSVKEATGVQKRDFKKEVAGMFGVMSPEAAAALYWKNASLKSEIKVVEEYYARFFPE, from the exons GACGTTGCCTcgaagaggaagaagagattcCTTCAGAAATAGAGCACACGCCGTCAAAGGAAGTATTCTGCCACCGACCACTTTATCATCTGAGCACCGACCCTTTGCCACCTGGAG AACATCCAATAAACTGGGAGAAATCCTCTGCAAGAGTTTTCGCACAACGCATTAAGGACTGTGAGCCT aTGATATCAGCTGTGCAGAAGCATG CTGACTGGATTGCGTCACTAAAGGGTCACCTCGCCGACAGAACATCAAGTGGCGAAACATCATCTGTTAAG GAGGCCACAGGAGTCCAGAAAAGGG ATTTCAAAAAGGAAGTGGCAGGAATGTTTGGCGTGATGAGCCCAGAAGCTGCCGCAGCTCTTTATTGG aAAAACGCATCTTTAAAAAGTG AAATTAAAGTGGTGGAAGAATACTATGCAAGATTCTTCCCTGAGTAA
- the LOC144581563 gene encoding uncharacterized protein LOC144581563 isoform X3 — MSSCIILFPGRCLEEEEEIPSEIEHTPSKEVFCHRPLYHLSTDPLPPGEHPINWEKSSARVFAQRIKDCEPMISAVQKHADWIASLKGHLADRTSSGETSSVKEATGVQKRDFKKEVAGMFGVMSPEAAAALYWKNASLKSGTYSGVIPLLKNYHSVEKLTLFSLLWLESNPSVTFLLEMRFGQFGVIKMKSLVNTCGHPL, encoded by the exons GACGTTGCCTcgaagaggaagaagagattcCTTCAGAAATAGAGCACACGCCGTCAAAGGAAGTATTCTGCCACCGACCACTTTATCATCTGAGCACCGACCCTTTGCCACCTGGAG AACATCCAATAAACTGGGAGAAATCCTCTGCAAGAGTTTTCGCACAACGCATTAAGGACTGTGAGCCT aTGATATCAGCTGTGCAGAAGCATG CTGACTGGATTGCGTCACTAAAGGGTCACCTCGCCGACAGAACATCAAGTGGCGAAACATCATCTGTTAAG GAGGCCACAGGAGTCCAGAAAAGGG ATTTCAAAAAGGAAGTGGCAGGAATGTTTGGCGTGATGAGCCCAGAAGCTGCCGCAGCTCTTTATTGG aAAAACGCATCTTTAAAAAGTGGTACGTACTCTGGTGTCATCCCTTTGCTAAAAAATTATCATAGTGTTGAGAAACTGACACTTTTCTCCCTGCTGTGGCTGGAGAGCAACCCTAGTGTGACATTCCTGCTGGAAATGAGGTTTGGACAATTTggtgtaataaaaatgaaaagtttagtcAACACCTGTGGCCATCCACTCTAG
- the LOC144581563 gene encoding uncharacterized protein LOC144581563 isoform X2, which translates to MGGLSSCLRGRCLEEEEEIPSEIEHTPSKEVFCHRPLYHLSTDPLPPGEHPINWEKSSARVFAQRIKDCEPMISAVQKHADWIASLKGHLADRTSSGETSSVKEATGVQKRDFKKEVAGMFGVMSPEAAAALYWKNASLKSGTYSGVIPLLKNYHSVEKLTLFSLLWLESNPSVTFLLEMRFGQFGVIKMKSLVNTCGHPL; encoded by the exons GACGTTGCCTcgaagaggaagaagagattcCTTCAGAAATAGAGCACACGCCGTCAAAGGAAGTATTCTGCCACCGACCACTTTATCATCTGAGCACCGACCCTTTGCCACCTGGAG AACATCCAATAAACTGGGAGAAATCCTCTGCAAGAGTTTTCGCACAACGCATTAAGGACTGTGAGCCT aTGATATCAGCTGTGCAGAAGCATG CTGACTGGATTGCGTCACTAAAGGGTCACCTCGCCGACAGAACATCAAGTGGCGAAACATCATCTGTTAAG GAGGCCACAGGAGTCCAGAAAAGGG ATTTCAAAAAGGAAGTGGCAGGAATGTTTGGCGTGATGAGCCCAGAAGCTGCCGCAGCTCTTTATTGG aAAAACGCATCTTTAAAAAGTGGTACGTACTCTGGTGTCATCCCTTTGCTAAAAAATTATCATAGTGTTGAGAAACTGACACTTTTCTCCCTGCTGTGGCTGGAGAGCAACCCTAGTGTGACATTCCTGCTGGAAATGAGGTTTGGACAATTTggtgtaataaaaatgaaaagtttagtcAACACCTGTGGCCATCCACTCTAG
- the LOC144581563 gene encoding uncharacterized protein LOC144581563 isoform X1 yields the protein MGGLCSCLGGRCLEEEEEIPSEIEHTPSKEVFCHRPLYHLSTDPLPPGEHPINWEKSSARVFAQRIKDCEPMISAVQKHADWIASLKGHLADRTSSGETSSVKEATGVQKRDFKKEVAGMFGVMSPEAAAALYWKNASLKSGTYSGVIPLLKNYHSVEKLTLFSLLWLESNPSVTFLLEMRFGQFGVIKMKSLVNTCGHPL from the exons GACGTTGCCTcgaagaggaagaagagattcCTTCAGAAATAGAGCACACGCCGTCAAAGGAAGTATTCTGCCACCGACCACTTTATCATCTGAGCACCGACCCTTTGCCACCTGGAG AACATCCAATAAACTGGGAGAAATCCTCTGCAAGAGTTTTCGCACAACGCATTAAGGACTGTGAGCCT aTGATATCAGCTGTGCAGAAGCATG CTGACTGGATTGCGTCACTAAAGGGTCACCTCGCCGACAGAACATCAAGTGGCGAAACATCATCTGTTAAG GAGGCCACAGGAGTCCAGAAAAGGG ATTTCAAAAAGGAAGTGGCAGGAATGTTTGGCGTGATGAGCCCAGAAGCTGCCGCAGCTCTTTATTGG aAAAACGCATCTTTAAAAAGTGGTACGTACTCTGGTGTCATCCCTTTGCTAAAAAATTATCATAGTGTTGAGAAACTGACACTTTTCTCCCTGCTGTGGCTGGAGAGCAACCCTAGTGTGACATTCCTGCTGGAAATGAGGTTTGGACAATTTggtgtaataaaaatgaaaagtttagtcAACACCTGTGGCCATCCACTCTAG